In Poecile atricapillus isolate bPoeAtr1 chromosome 9, bPoeAtr1.hap1, whole genome shotgun sequence, the following are encoded in one genomic region:
- the HYAL3 gene encoding hyaluronidase-3 — protein MVLVLALWACLALGTASEESPAPAPLAGGQPFAVVWNIPTSRCQHRFGVGLPLSDYGIVENQGGYFAGQNITIFYKNKFGLYPYLSQQGVPHNGGIPQRVSLEAHINRVAEDIRLLLRPTFRGLAVVDWEEWRPLWAQNWGAKKMYRTASEQWVRSQHGILPARRQLQLAQLEFEQAAQALMEETLLVGRALRPGGLWGFYRFPDCLNTNWAKEANYTGQCQPAEVQRNNDLGWLWAASSALYPSIYLPLALPPTLRHRYVHHRLREALRVAAFGPDGLLPVIAYSRLSYRRSSRFLQLADLVHTIGESAALGAAGLVLWGDMSYSHSAESCASLHHYLVSTLGPYVVNVTAAARECSYGQCHGHGRCVRRQPHDLGSLLHLGPGASPRAAFRCHCYRGWAGEGCAQPVRLNPATSCQVPTHAHSLYGHKDLTSSDTCLPQGVWGW, from the exons atggtgctggtgctggcacTGTGGGCCTGCCTGGCACTGGGCACAGCCAGCGAGGAGAGCCCGGCACCCGCGCCCCTGGCAGGCGGGCAGCCCTTTGCCGTGGTGTGGAACATCCCCACCAGCCGCTGCCAGCACCGCTTTGGTGTGGGGCTGCCACTCAGCGACTACGGCATCGTGGAGAACCAGGGTGGCTACTTTGCCGGCCAGAACATCACCATCTTCTACAAGAACAAGTTTGGGCTGTACCCCTACCTGTCACAGCAGGGTGTCCCCCACAATGGGGGCATCCCCCAGCGTGTTTCACTCGAGGCCCACATCAACAGGGTGGCCGAGGACATCCGCCTCCTCCTGCGACCTACTTTCCGTGGCTTGGCCGTGGTGGACTGGGAGGAGTGGAGGCCCCTATGGGCCCAAAACTGGGGGGCCAAAAAGATGTACCGGACAGCCTCAGAGCAGTGGGTGCGGAGCCAGCACGGCATCCTGCCGGCACGGCGGCAGCTCCAACTGGCCCAGTTGGAGTTTGAGCAGGCGGCACAGGCTCTAATGGAGGAGACACTCCTGGTGGGCCGAGCCCTGcgccctggggggctctggggtttCTACCGCTTTCCCGACTGCCTCAACACCAACTGGGCCAAGGAGGCAAACTACACCGGGCAGTGCCAGCCGGCAGAGGTGCAGCGTAACAACGatctgggctggctctgggccGCCTCTTCCGCCCTGTACCCCAGCATCTACCTGCCGCTGGCGCTGCCGCCCACCCTGCGCCACCGCTATGTGCACCACCGGTTGCGCGAGGCCCTGCGCGTGGCCGCCTTTGGGCCCGACGGCCTCCTGCCCGTGATCGCCTACTCCCGCCTCTCCTACCGCCGCTCGTCCCGCTTCCTGCAGCTG GCTGACCTGGTGCACACCATCGGGGAGAGCGCGGCACTGGGAGCGGCGGGACTCGTGCTCTGGGGGGACATGTCGTACTCGCACTCGGCT gaaagctgtgccAGCCTGCACCACTACCTCGTGTCCACCCTGGGTCCCTACGTGGTCAAcgtgacagcagcagcccgaGAATGCAGCTATGGGCAGTGCCATGGACATGGGCGCTGTGTGCGCCGGCAGCCCCACGACCTGGGCAGCCTCCTGCACCTTGGCCCCGGTGCCAGCCCGCGGGCTGCTTTCCGCTGCCACTGCTACCGTGGCTGGGCAGGTGAAGGCTGTGCCCAGCCAGTACGACTCAACCCTGCCACCTCCTGCCAGGTGCCCACCCACGCTCACAGCCTCTATGGGCACAAGGATCTCACATCCTCTGACACCTGCCTGCCACAGGGCGTGTGGGGCTGGTGA